GTCCCAGTACTTTAGATCTCTCCCTACTGCTCTGCACTTTTCACATTGCTATGTGACAATACGCCAAATTTTACTGAGGTGTACAAAACAACGCTGCCAGAATTACTACTCGTATTCCGAAGAAAGAGCAAATAACACCTATACTGAGGAATCTTCACTGGCTATCGGGAAGTTTCATGTGCGGAGATTGTTCACTTTACGGAGCATTTTTTAAacatcatttaaaatataaaacaaaaattcattaCAAAGAACGGTTTCAGCTTACGAAGTGCGTAATGTGTTTTAATGGCTTtcataaatatgttgtgttcatatattgatttctcaaccaattaaaaaagttaattaaatgaagcgaaccgcggatggCGGGGAAATGACCGAATTTAGGGTCCTTCGCTTCGAACTCACAAGTGATAAATGAGGttgcaagagtgttcttgcgttgaaacaacggctgacGATTTATTACAAACACttacaaaatgataatatacATATGAACAAATTATGATACATGACAATATAAATGGCTTGATGAACTCTTTAACCTTTTTTAAGCTGTCCGAACTCGGGGAAACCTATACTCAAATATTCAATACTACGTAATATCCATCTCGCAATAACTCACCAAGGATATTCagtgaaaaataaattcaacaaaaacaatattaaatacacagaaaaataatattacataGCAGTGAAATTGCTCTTGTATAATACTGTATAAAATAATCTGCACTTGGAATTTTAGCACCTTCATAATAGCCAGGGCAACACATGCCAGCTGCAACCCATTACAGGAATTTCCTACCTGCTGTTCCTTGACAGTAGGAATTTCACCTCCTATTCACCATCTGAACACACAAACTCTCAAGAGTCTTGTCACTCTATAGCTATCCAAAATGGCTAAGATTCGAGGACAATCTCTGGGACAATAACTACAGTAACAAATAATGTTCAGAATACAAAATATACGAATACACTCTTTAAACAACGAGCAGTACAATACTCGACAGGTACAATAATCAACTGTCAATACACTAAACTGTCAATTACACTTAACGGTATCACTACAGAATTATAATATGCAATAACACCCACGTGCTTGACAATAAACAATACACGCTATGAACCCgtaggaccaaggtccaaaCACACAACTTAACATGTTCTTTGTACAGTTAAGCACAGCCTTGCCAACTTAAAAACTACAATTCAATTAACTAACAATAGGGTACGTACAGCatttatgaaacaatatttattaCTTAATTTCTTACTAAAATGAGTATAGCTCGCTCGCGGAAAATAAGCTCGTTAGGTCGCGGACATCAAAAATACTGACATCGAGACTCCATCACCCTCTCGCCAGCTCGCTGCATGTTGGTATGTACAGAACCGCCGTCTTGGAAAGCCAGTGGCTTCGAGCCTGAAGCCGAAAAGCAGaaaaacctgaggcatcctgcctcttAGAAGGGGGACATCTCCTCACTGACTCCAGATATGAGTAACTCTTGGCAATTAACGATCCAGAGTactaaaaattaacaaaatacgAAAGGGTTTACGAGGCACACCCCAGAAGAGTATATAGTACTAGCGACCCCGGTAGACTAACAATAAACATTGGACATCCCTATCtgatgtgctttttacgtgacccgccaagcgggatacaaaacgtcacggccaaacggcactaccgaaccatcccattcttacaaacgaaactcaggtcaagcgcgccaaaaaagtacatacgcccaccgacagggtgcagagacaaaacgcccaaccacccactgaaacattcaaaaagctacaaaaggacgaccagcacgcagcgaaacaaaacatcccTCCCCAGCACCACCTTCCAAAAAGGCatgcagccccagataaacggcgcaAATTGCCTTCAACcggaaggcgaatgtcagacttcaccgcctccaggactgcctgccaactggcaaatttccctctaaaaacaacatcacatctattcctccaaacaaGTTTCAAGTGCATTCCATTGCTATAGCCAATAAACAAACTTTACTTGAAACGTAATTTACCCTTCCCTTAGCGCTTGTATTCTACGTTGGTTTTATTGGCGTAACTCTGACAACCTAACTATGAATGTACGGTACTACATTCACATATGATTGGTTAAATACCCAAATGAATATAACTATTTTTCTTCTCGAAAATATCATACTGTAAGCAGTGGTTTGGTAGCCTATAATATTGTAGTAAATTCTTGCCCATGCAAGCAGtaaaatagaagaagaaaaaaacgagTGAGCAACAAAAGAAACTAAATCTGCCTATCCCATTAAATGAGACTTATTTACTTCGCTGGCAAAGTAAAGCCTTAATTAgtaaaagcaaaaagaaaaagaaaaaaatgttttgtggaCATTAGCCCGCAGAACTATGTGTAATAGGTAGCAATCAATCTTTATTAAATACAGTATTAATGATTAAAGGTAGATACTGTGTAGGAATCTACGTGTCCCctggtagtgggggggggggagcgaagATCAGTGCAGCTACACACTTGCGCACGCAACTTTTTGTACAAGTTATCGTTCCTTATTATACATATGAGTACAGAGAGGTAATGGAGATTAGGTACCTTTTCCAAGAACATAGCTTTATGATATGGCCATGCACTTACAGTGGCGTAGTACTACACACAAAATTATAGTTgaaatgatggaaatgatagcaccacTTTGCATTTAGGCCACCTTACCAATAAAAAGTTCTAAAAAGGGAAGGGGAAATCTCTCCCCTAAACCCCTCCCTAGAACGATGTAAGCCAACTTCTCGAGCTTACCCCGACTatatccacccctccccctccctataGAGGGTAGCGCAACTATGTTTACTTCCTGAGGTCTTTAATCCCCAATACAAAAAATCGAGGTGTGTGTGGCGGGTGTGAGTAATTCTCCgctggcagacagaatattagaaaatttcaaaagaaaatacagtacataaacatgtaaatgtatatttttccAAAAACCCCTTCCCTGGACGACGTAACATTTTACCCTCCCACAGTCTTCACTACAGAAAGGATTACCGTTTATTTATTGACGTCATGCTAAAAACAAATAatcatagtaaaaaaaaaaatcaaaatattattaataataatatgggTCCTTTTTGGAATATTCTTTGATTTTCTACATGTAATGGCGATTAGTTGCAtaaaaaactacttttgttttttatgttggtTTGATTTGTTATTGAGACCAAAATAATGTTCGTAATATGTGATACTACGATCAAACGCTTCTTTGTATGTATACCTAGGCTTATAGCCTAACACACGTTGAAGTTTCTCCCAACTGTAGTGATATTCACCGAACATGAATCGCACAGCATTGGTGTGAAATGGCATCTCCCAATTTTTTATATTGGATACTAGCCAACACATGACGGTAAGGAAGAAAGCAATCGTATACATGAGCCAATATGGTGGTGTTGCCGTACCTGTTTCGGCCACTAAAGCCTTTGCAAATTGTGCGACCGTTTCCCCAATACTATAAATAGGGGTGTCATCGCCTAAGAAGAACGCTTCTCCACCGATATCTGTCTCCTCGTCGGGACGTAAGAGTGAGTTGACTGCCAAAACGTATGAGTATGCGATATTACCAGCGTATGCAAATTGAATCTTCCCGCTCGGTTCACCTATGCGGAATGCAACCCCAGCATTTATGAAATACCCCAAATTTGTAGTTAGAATATGTTCCCCCTCCCCGTACATGCCACATGGTCTCAGAGCGCACGTCCTCAATTTTATACCGTTTTTTAGTGCTTTATTGTTGGCTCTCAGAACCATTATCTCGGCATCGTACTTGGACTGAGAATAAACACACAAGATTGGGTTGATAGGGGGCACTGTAACCGATGTCTCGGAGGCGTTAACACTAGGCTTTTTAAGATCGTTCGCTACTTCAAAAGAACTCGTGTAGACTAGACATTCAACGTTCTGTTCAATACAGGCGTTCACCGCATTTTCTGTTCCTATATTTTAAAGGGGAAtataaaggaaaagaaagaaacagtaTTGATAATTAAAACCATGCTGGAAAACGTGTCGCTTATAGTCAGATGGGGAGGGAATGTAACTGGTCAATATAACCTTTGCAATGTTcagatcatttaaaaaaaacctaGGCCTATCCGTTGTCAGTTTTTGTACCAGTTGgcagtaattttactgtacagtatttccCTACAGTTTTTCCCAACCCATCTTATTTATTTTGGAAGATCACTTCATATGAGAAAACCGTAGACTTCTCCTGGGTGAAACCcgatcttttttcttcttcagccAGCCAGAGCTGGAACCCACGGCCTGTTAGATGCTACAGGTATATATCATTGCTTCTAATGCCTCCAATTTGACCATACCACTCGACCATATCACTGGTATATCTGGAAACCTCAATTGTAAAAGCCCTTTAGTTTCCTTTGATACTGCATCGGATATCCATGTTTGAAACCGGCAATTCTCTATGAGGGTGCACTGAACTTACCGTCTACGTTAACAGCGCGTATTGACTTTCTGTTAGGGTATGCACCAAACGCAACACAGCTGCAATTGTGGATGACGGCGTCCACATTTTCGCAGGCTTTAGTTACAGCCGCGGGATCACAGATACTACCCTCGATGTGGTTAAGTTTATGAGAATTCTTCGATGCTGAAAGAAGAGGACAAAAGATGGTTtaagaataaatttaaaatatttgttaaacaaGGATTCATGTACTAGTTTATAAAATGAATCAGATACATAACGAAACTGGCACATAAAGAGGGTATATTATATAATGATGGCTGTCCAGAAAATAGACTTCTGCGTTCTTGAGTGGTATATAGCCCGTTTACACTTGAGAACGACCAATCGGGGTCCGATCAACCGCTGATAAGACCACGCAATTTTGACCCCGCGATGGACTAGGTCCGAAGGAGGATCAGACCACACGTTCGATGttaaatttgaaatgtaaaCCTAGCTTAGGTTAATCATCGATCAGCGGTGGCCTTTAACTTAATTACAGACGTAATTTGTCCGGCCAGACGTTATCTACTGGGGGACCTAATTGAATTTACACCGGTTGTAGATGCTCTTTAACACGGTAATTTATCTGGTCTTTGATAGCCGTCTTATATGTAGATAAACGGAATTACTTTTCTTTGCTAGGAAAAGTCATCCGAGATATAGGTTATAGGCACGAAAACTAATCAAGTTGATCTAATCTCAATCCCTACCCCCAGACATCGAGAATGGGACTTGTATATGATCATGACAGTGTTACGTCAAGTCTCATGGAAACAGGCGcagcggaacggaaaaattattgggggggctaatgtgtggagactatctaagcggggcgccaccatcggttggcgcggagcgtacaagaaattttgggtttttttcaaacccccagatggccggaaacggcacttcccgagtgttttatgctgcgaatacctagccctaaaatatgggtctcaagcctgcaatttctcagattgcacgagaaagtctgtaaaaacattgtaatttgtatattcgatggtgttttaagagtgtagctattactcgtagtgtactcgcaaagacgcttttgagtgtagtaagggcagtggcggagctaggggtattggtcgggggggggggaggcaagaatggtctgtagggcgctttcgacactatctaagcggagcgccaccacaggttggcgcggagcgtacagaaaatttttgagtaatgATACTCtacagattgcaggaaatgaccctttccgggccttgctaatttgcagataaacggagaataaataggtgtcgtcgccattttgtcggaaaattacaccaacagaatatgacaaatatcaataggtagatgagagcgcaataaaatagtcaataatcacgaataagtaaaaagtagtgaaaagctgaaaagggcgccagcagtccatttgagtccgtcagggtgagggggcatccgccctgactgtatggacgctccgccactgagtaaggggatgttggagaactggctgaaatgaggcaagtcattgtcctaagacgaagttgtgttgcgcttaccggtactcacactcactgcttccacttttcacggggcgtgaagacgcggttgaggtgacaatgtggtctatagccagtgGACGGGCcaagggtcccccagcatttactaaaattattacacctatatagtatacgtgtgcatcggacagatcgacaagtatgcattgaaaaatgggcagatgcacgtttcggagccttggtaaatattggggggggggggcttatcatgcatttgccccctcaactttttcattggggggctgagccccccaagcccccccccccccggttccgccgccactgcatggaaatacaaacaaaagtaTACATGGTTGCTACCTTTGAGAAAGGTAAGATCTAAGAACAAACGATCTCAGAACGAACTGCCGCATATTACTATGGTTTAACTAATATAAAAAAGGTCAACAAACTATTAGAGATTACTGCATTGAATCTCAATGTAGCTGTATGTCGTTCTAAAGTAAACAAAGCATGCCTATTCATAACTTTGATATCCAGTGGTGGTATAAAGACGCTGCTATAAAGATAACGGCTTAATCTTCATtccaaatttatttaattaattaattaatcaatgaaTTAAGTAAGTAATTTATAGGTCCCCTGTTCAGATAGTGTCCCTTTCATAATAGATAAACGAGAGTTCGTATGCCTTAATAGTTTGATGACCCTTATTCCATGTTGATATACTGGTATATTAAAATAACTCGTTGAAAGACGCAAAGATAGaatctgaccccccccccccccccccaaagtcaTGCACCCAACTCTTCCACtttatagaagaaaaaaatatatagaatagAGCATTCATCCTTCAACGCCAACAGACTGTTTGTTGTAGTGGGTTACGTCAGTATTTAATGCAACAATAGTACAACACGTGACTAATTAAATCGAAACATTTCATGGAAACTATAACATAATCAGGACACGAGAAGTAACCATACTCTTGATATTTTTACTTACAGCCGTTCTTCCTTAGACTTAACTCATGGTGCATGTAGttaatctcccccccccccctcctcaccccctacTACCTCTGCCATTGGTTTCGAGCAACGTGACCGCATGTTAGTTGCCTGCCCCCACCCCTTTAGTTTGAGTcgatttcaatttcaatatcATGTTACCGCTCTAACAAGAAAGGAagattgttgtttgtttgtttgtttacacaCTCATTTAATACCCCAGCTatcgtcttttgttttaatcGTATTCATTTATTTGCCAAAGAATACGTTAACAATCAACTTAGTCTCGCAATGACATTTTATTTCCTCACCTTCCTTTGAACCACGCAAGTTTGTGTAGACGaactatttgatatcattactTACGATGTAGACCGTGGTGCCACTTGAACGGCTGGATATCAAATGATCTTATTTCCTTCACAGGAAATACCTCTTGTTCCATCAACTCTTTGACGATATGCTGACCAAGAAAGCCGGCTCCTCCCGTCACAAGGATGGTTACACCTTCCTGATTAGTCATTGTCAATCTACAGGTGGTGAGAAGCAAACTTCCTCA
Above is a genomic segment from Apostichopus japonicus isolate 1M-3 chromosome 5, ASM3797524v1, whole genome shotgun sequence containing:
- the LOC139968025 gene encoding 3 beta-hydroxysteroid dehydrogenase/Delta 5-->4-isomerase type 2-like isoform X1 — translated: MTNQEGVTILVTGGAGFLGQHIVKELMEQEVFPVKEIRSFDIQPFKWHHGLHPSKNSHKLNHIEGSICDPAAVTKACENVDAVIHNCSCVAFGAYPNRKSIRAVNVDGTENAVNACIEQNVECLVYTSSFEVANDLKKPSVNASETSVTVPPINPILCVYSQSKYDAEIMVLRANNKALKNGIKLRTCALRPCGMYGEGEHILTTNLGYFINAGVAFRIGEPSGKIQFAYAGNIAYSYVLAVNSLLRPDEETDIGGEAFFLGDDTPIYSIGETVAQFAKALVAETGTATPPYWLMYTIAFFLTVMCWLVSNIKNWEMPFHTNAVRFMFGEYHYSWEKLQRVLGYKPRYTYKEAFDRSITYYEHYFGLNNKSNQHKKQK
- the LOC139968025 gene encoding 3 beta-hydroxysteroid dehydrogenase/Delta 5-->4-isomerase type 1-like isoform X2, which gives rise to MTNQEGVTILVTGGAGFLGQHIVKELMEQEVFPVKEIRSFDIQPFKWHHGLHPSKNSHKLNHIEGSICDPAAVTKACENVDAVIHNCSCVAFGAYPNRKSIRAVNVDGTENAVNACIEQNVECLVYTSSFEVANDLKKPSVNASETSVTVPPINPILCVYSQSKYDAEIMVLRANNKALKNGIKLRTCALRPCGMYGEGEHILTTNLGYFINAGVAFRIGEPSGKIQFAYAGNIAYSYVLAVNSLLRPDEETDIGGEAFFLGDDTPIYSIGETVAQFAKALVAETVLWIVNCQELLISGVSEEMSPF